In Miscanthus floridulus cultivar M001 chromosome 5, ASM1932011v1, whole genome shotgun sequence, one genomic interval encodes:
- the LOC136454046 gene encoding ferredoxin--NADP reductase, leaf isozyme 1, chloroplastic-like: MAAVTAAAVSLSSPAAAAKPKAASPSSPCSHLQFLSLYPQRRRHGARAVRVQVSSTETAEAEAVKKEKVSKKQDEGVVTNKYRPKEPYIGRCLSNTRITGDDAPGETWHMVFSTEGEVPYREGQSIGIIADGEDKNGKPHKLRLYSIASSALGDFGDSKTVSLCVKRLVYTNDQGEVVKGVCSNFLCDLKPGAEVKITGPVGKEMLMPKDPNATIIMLATGTGIAPFRSFLWKMFFEEHEDYKYTGLAWLFLGVPTSDTLLYKEELEKMKEMAPDNFRLDFAVSREQTNAAGEKMYIQTRMAEYKEELWELLKKDNTYVYMCGLKGMEKGIDDIMVDLAAKDGIDWMEYKKQLKKGEQWNVEVY; encoded by the exons ATGGCTGCCGTGACCGCGGCGGCCGTCTCTCTGTCCTCCCCAGCTGCTGCTGCCAAGCCCAAGGCGGCGTCCCCGTCGTCGCCATGCAGCCACCTCCAGTTCCTATCCTTGTacccgcagcggcggcggcacggcgCCCGCGCGGTGCGAGTGCAGGTGTCCAGCACCGAGaccgcggaggcggaggcggtgaAGAAGGAGAAGGTGTCCAAGAAGCAGGACGAGGGCGTGGTCACCAACAAGTACAGGCCCAAGGAGCCGTACATCGGGAGGTGCCTGTCCAACACTAGGATTACCGGCGACGACGCGCCCGGGGAGACGtggcacatggtcttcagcaccGAAG GCGAGGTCCCCTACAGAGAGGGGCAGTCCATCGGCATCATCGCTGACGGCGAGGACAAGAACGGCAAGCCGCACAAGCTCAGGCTCTACTCCATCGCCAGCAGCGCCCTCGGAGATTTCGGCGACTCCAAGACG GTGTCGCTGTGCGTGAAGAGGCTAGTCTACACCAACGATCAAGGGGAGGTCGTCAAAGGAGTCTGCTCAAACTTCCTCT GTGACCTGAAGCCAGGCGCTGAGGTGAAGATCACAGGGCCAGTGGGCAAGGAGATGCTCATGCCCAAAGACCCCAATGCAACAATCATCATG CTCGCAACGGGTACCGGTATTGCTCCGTTCCGCTCCTTCTTGTGGAAGATGTTCTTCGAGGAGCACGAGGACTACAAG TACACCGGCCTTGCATGGCTGTTCCTGGGAGTCCCGACGAGCGACACCCTGCTGTACAAGGAGGAGCTGGAGAAGATGAAGGAGATGGCGCCGGACAACTTCCGGCTGGACTTCGCGGTGAGCCGGGAGCAGACGAACGCGGCCGGGGAGAAGATGTACATCCAGACGCGGATGgcggagtacaaggaggagctgTGGGAGCTGCTCAAGAAGGACAACACCTACGTCTACATGTGCGGGCTCAAGGGCATGGAGAAGGGCATCGACGACATCATGGTCGACCTAGCAGCCAAGGACG GGATCGACTGGATGGAATACAAGAAGCAGCTCAAGAAGGGCGAGCAATGGAACGTCGAAGTCTACTGA